The following coding sequences are from one Mycolicibacterium aichiense window:
- a CDS encoding LLM class F420-dependent oxidoreductase translates to MDYGLVLFTSDRGIAPAAAAKLADDHGFTTFYVPEHTHIPVKREAAHPTTGDESLPDDRYMRTLDPWVSLGTAAAVTSKVRLSTAVALPVEHDPITLAKSIATLDHLSGGRVSLGVGFGWNTDELADHGVPAGRRRTCLREYLEAMRALWTQEEAEYDGEFVKFGPSWAWPKPVQSHIPVLVGAAGTEKNFKWIARSADGWITTPRDFDIDEPVKLLHDTWAAAGRDGAPQIVALDFKPVPEKLAHWKDIGVTEVLFGLPDKPADEVAAYVERLAGKLSALEL, encoded by the coding sequence ATGGATTACGGGCTCGTTCTGTTCACCAGTGACCGCGGCATCGCCCCGGCGGCGGCAGCCAAACTCGCCGATGACCACGGCTTCACGACGTTCTACGTGCCCGAGCACACGCACATCCCGGTCAAGCGCGAGGCCGCCCACCCCACCACCGGTGACGAGTCGCTGCCCGACGACCGCTACATGCGCACTCTGGATCCGTGGGTCAGCCTGGGCACCGCGGCCGCGGTGACCTCGAAGGTGCGGTTGTCCACCGCGGTGGCGCTGCCGGTCGAGCATGATCCGATCACGCTCGCGAAATCGATTGCCACCCTTGACCATCTGTCCGGTGGCCGGGTCAGCCTCGGCGTCGGCTTCGGCTGGAACACCGACGAGCTGGCCGACCACGGCGTGCCGGCCGGCCGCCGCCGCACATGTCTGCGCGAGTATCTGGAGGCGATGCGGGCGCTGTGGACGCAGGAAGAAGCCGAATATGACGGCGAATTCGTCAAGTTCGGCCCGAGCTGGGCGTGGCCCAAGCCGGTTCAGTCGCACATCCCGGTGCTCGTCGGCGCCGCAGGCACTGAGAAGAACTTCAAGTGGATCGCCCGCTCCGCTGACGGCTGGATCACCACGCCGCGCGACTTCGACATCGATGAGCCGGTGAAGCTTCTGCACGACACCTGGGCGGCCGCTGGTCGCGACGGTGCCCCGCAGATCGTGGCGCTCGACTTCAAGCCGGTGCCCGAGAAGTTGGCGCACTGGAAGGACATTGGCGTCACCGAGGTGCTGTTCGGGCTCCCCGACAAGCCGGCCGACGAGGTCGCCGCCTACGTGGAGCGATTGGCGGGCAAGCTCAGCGCACTGGAGCTCTAA
- the sfnG gene encoding dimethylsulfone monooxygenase SfnG — protein sequence MTTERIAEHVKFAYWVPNVSGGLVTSTIEQRTDWGYEYNVKLAQTAENNGFEYALSQVRYEASYGAEFQHESTSFSLALLLATQRLKLIAAVHPGLWQPGVLAKLGATADQLSGGRFAVNVVSGWFKDEFTHLGEPWLEHDERYRRTAEFLQVLRKIWTEDEVDFRGDFYRIHDFTLKPKPLNSPQRPNPEIFQGGNSTAARRNGGHYADWYFSNGKDFDGVTEQLVEVRDHARDANREVKFGLNGFIIARDTEREAKETLREIIAKANRPAVEGFHAAVQQAGASTADSRGMWADSTYEDLVQYNDGFRTQLIGTPEQIAERIAAYRKRGVDLILGGFLHFQEEIEYFGARVLPLVREIEAAESDSIAAPLQASA from the coding sequence ATGACGACCGAACGTATCGCCGAGCACGTGAAATTCGCCTACTGGGTGCCCAACGTCAGTGGTGGCCTGGTCACCAGCACCATCGAGCAACGCACCGACTGGGGCTACGAATACAACGTCAAGCTCGCACAGACCGCAGAGAACAACGGCTTCGAATATGCGTTGTCGCAGGTCCGCTACGAGGCCAGCTACGGCGCCGAATTCCAGCACGAATCCACCAGCTTCTCGCTGGCGCTGTTGCTGGCCACCCAGCGGCTCAAGCTCATCGCCGCCGTCCACCCCGGCCTGTGGCAACCGGGAGTGCTGGCCAAGCTCGGCGCCACCGCCGACCAGCTGTCGGGCGGCCGCTTCGCCGTCAACGTGGTGTCCGGCTGGTTCAAGGACGAATTCACCCACCTCGGTGAGCCCTGGCTCGAGCACGACGAGCGTTACCGCAGGACCGCCGAGTTCCTGCAGGTGTTGCGCAAGATATGGACCGAAGACGAGGTGGATTTCCGCGGTGACTTCTACCGCATCCACGACTTCACCCTGAAACCCAAGCCGCTCAACAGCCCGCAACGGCCCAACCCGGAGATCTTCCAGGGCGGTAACTCCACCGCCGCGCGGCGCAACGGCGGCCACTACGCCGACTGGTACTTCTCCAACGGCAAGGATTTCGACGGAGTCACCGAGCAACTCGTCGAGGTTCGCGACCACGCCCGCGACGCCAACCGGGAGGTCAAGTTCGGACTCAACGGCTTCATCATCGCCAGGGACACAGAGCGGGAGGCGAAAGAAACCCTGAGAGAGATCATCGCCAAGGCCAACCGCCCGGCGGTCGAAGGGTTCCACGCCGCCGTGCAGCAAGCCGGTGCCTCGACCGCCGATAGCCGCGGGATGTGGGCCGACTCGACCTACGAGGACCTCGTCCAGTACAACGACGGCTTCCGCACCCAGTTGATCGGAACCCCCGAGCAGATCGCCGAGCGGATTGCGGCCTACCGCAAGCGCGGTGTAGACCTCATCCTCGGTGGCTTCCTGCACTTTCAGGAGGAGATCGAGTACTTCGGCGCGCGGGTGCTCCCGCTGGTGCGAGAAATCGAGGCAGCCGAAAGCGATTCGATCGCCGCGCCACTTCAGGCCTCCGCCTGA
- a CDS encoding DUF5336 domain-containing protein, which yields MTYPPTNPGYQPSQPTGPYGAPTSSFAPAEAGPSKLPHYLNVAVIVLGLAAYLASFGPILTVKADLGPFGGAELTGGGGGYPVVATLVAALLAAAALLPKARDYGGVIATASVISVLMAIAQVISKPTGFSVGWGLWLLLAFTLLQAIAAVAALLLEAGIITAPAPRPRYEQFGQYGPPPGGYYGQPGPQGPPQGIPPRPNYPSQYGGGYSSGPSNFGGAQSGPPTPPTGFPSFSPPPSSGSGQQQPAGQPEQQQPQAPSSSPSGQSPS from the coding sequence ATGACTTACCCGCCCACGAATCCGGGCTACCAACCGTCGCAGCCGACCGGCCCGTACGGCGCGCCCACGTCGTCGTTCGCGCCGGCCGAGGCCGGACCGAGCAAGCTGCCGCATTACCTGAACGTCGCCGTCATCGTGCTCGGCCTGGCCGCGTACCTGGCCAGCTTCGGCCCGATCCTCACCGTAAAGGCCGACCTCGGCCCCTTCGGTGGCGCCGAGCTCACCGGCGGTGGCGGCGGCTACCCGGTGGTGGCGACCTTGGTTGCCGCGCTGCTCGCGGCGGCCGCCCTGCTGCCCAAGGCCCGGGACTACGGCGGCGTCATCGCCACCGCATCGGTGATCTCGGTGCTGATGGCGATCGCTCAGGTGATCAGCAAGCCGACCGGCTTCTCCGTCGGCTGGGGACTGTGGCTGCTACTCGCGTTCACCCTGCTGCAGGCCATCGCCGCGGTGGCGGCCCTGCTGCTGGAGGCCGGCATCATCACCGCGCCTGCGCCCCGGCCCCGCTACGAACAGTTCGGTCAGTACGGCCCGCCTCCCGGTGGCTACTACGGTCAGCCCGGGCCGCAGGGCCCGCCGCAGGGAATCCCGCCGCGGCCCAATTACCCGTCCCAGTACGGCGGCGGCTACTCGTCCGGTCCGTCGAACTTCGGCGGTGCCCAGAGCGGTCCGCCCACCCCGCCGACCGGTTTCCCGAGCTTCAGCCCGCCGCCGTCGAGTGGTTCGGGCCAGCAGCAGCCCGCCGGACAGCCGGAACAGCAGCAGCCCCAGGCGCCGTCATCGTCGCCGTCGGGTCAGAGCCCGTCCTAA
- a CDS encoding DUF6350 family protein, with product MEEKRPVGARQARDLVRVAFGPSVVALVVIAAVTLLQLVIANSDMTGTLGAIASMWLAVHQVPISIAGHQLAVLPLLPVLLMVAGTARTCAHATSPRASWFVTRWIVASAIGGPLLFAAIALAVIHDASSVITELQTPSALRAFSGVLAVHGLGALIGVGSQVGWRALTALRLPLWLGDTVRAATAGLLALLGLSGAVTAVSLVVHWGTMHELYAVTDSLFGQLSLTALSALYVPNVVVGTSAMAVGSSAHIGFATFSSFTVFGGDIPAVPILAAVPTPPLGPVWVALLIVGAASGVAVGQQCARRPLPWPTALAKVAVASLLAAVTMAVLGYAGGGQLGNFGDVGVDQGTFGPAVFFWFFAIGALTVVLTGGVRRRPKRVKPPAPAAPVEEPLVDDDLDGELAADDEALTTPIPDMAAEPDPDTEDEPEPEPEPVPPPQPVRPAPDLEDVEDLMVVDDDIETGPPER from the coding sequence ATGGAGGAGAAGCGGCCAGTCGGCGCGCGCCAAGCGCGCGACCTGGTCCGGGTTGCGTTCGGCCCGTCGGTGGTCGCACTTGTGGTGATCGCTGCGGTGACCCTGCTGCAACTCGTCATCGCCAACAGCGACATGACGGGCACCCTGGGCGCGATCGCCAGCATGTGGCTGGCCGTGCACCAGGTGCCCATCTCGATCGCCGGACACCAGCTTGCGGTGTTGCCGCTGCTGCCGGTGCTGTTGATGGTGGCGGGCACCGCACGCACCTGCGCCCACGCCACCTCCCCGCGCGCCTCCTGGTTCGTGACCCGCTGGATCGTCGCGTCGGCCATCGGCGGCCCGCTGTTGTTCGCTGCGATCGCGCTGGCCGTCATCCACGACGCCTCGTCGGTGATCACCGAACTGCAGACCCCCAGCGCGCTGCGCGCATTCTCCGGAGTGCTGGCCGTGCACGGCCTCGGAGCGCTGATCGGGGTCGGTTCGCAGGTGGGCTGGCGGGCGCTGACCGCACTGCGGTTACCGCTGTGGCTCGGCGACACCGTGCGGGCCGCCACGGCGGGCCTGCTCGCGCTGCTGGGATTGTCCGGCGCGGTCACCGCGGTGTCGCTGGTCGTGCACTGGGGCACCATGCACGAGCTGTACGCGGTCACCGATTCGCTGTTCGGCCAGCTCAGCCTCACCGCGCTGTCCGCGCTGTATGTGCCCAACGTGGTCGTCGGCACGTCGGCGATGGCGGTCGGGTCGAGCGCCCACATCGGGTTCGCCACATTCAGCTCGTTCACCGTCTTCGGCGGTGACATCCCCGCGGTGCCGATCCTGGCCGCGGTGCCGACCCCACCGCTCGGGCCGGTCTGGGTTGCGCTGCTGATCGTCGGTGCCGCATCCGGCGTCGCGGTCGGGCAGCAGTGCGCCCGCAGACCGCTGCCCTGGCCGACGGCGCTGGCGAAAGTGGCGGTCGCATCACTGCTGGCGGCCGTCACGATGGCCGTCCTGGGTTACGCCGGCGGTGGGCAGCTCGGCAATTTCGGCGATGTCGGGGTGGACCAGGGCACCTTCGGACCGGCGGTGTTCTTCTGGTTCTTCGCCATCGGAGCGCTCACCGTGGTGCTGACCGGCGGCGTGCGGCGCCGCCCGAAGCGGGTGAAGCCGCCGGCTCCGGCGGCACCGGTCGAGGAACCGCTCGTCGACGACGACCTCGACGGCGAGCTCGCCGCCGACGACGAGGCGCTCACCACGCCCATTCCGGACATGGCGGCCGAGCCGGACCCGGACACCGAGGATGAACCGGAACCCGAGCCCGAGCCGGTTCCGCCGCCGCAGCCGGTACGGCCGGCGCCCGACCTGGAGGACGTCGAGGACCTGATGGTCGTCGACGACGACATCGAGACCGGGCCGCCCGAGCGTTGA
- the purN gene encoding phosphoribosylglycinamide formyltransferase yields MQHPIHIPPSAPARLVVLASGTGSLLQSLLSAAVGDYPARVAAVGVDRDCRAVEIAQAASIPTFCVRLKDHPSRADWDTAIADATEAHRPDLIVSAGFMKILGPEFLSRFLGRVVNTHPALLPAFPGAHAVPDALAYGVKVTGCTVHLVDAGVDTGPILAQEPIEILDDDNEDTLHERIKVTERRLLVDVLAALAQRGVTWSGRKATIG; encoded by the coding sequence GTGCAGCATCCGATCCACATCCCGCCGAGTGCGCCGGCGCGGCTCGTCGTCCTGGCCTCGGGAACCGGATCGTTGCTGCAGTCGCTGCTGAGCGCGGCCGTCGGCGACTATCCCGCGCGGGTCGCCGCGGTCGGGGTGGACCGGGACTGCCGCGCCGTCGAGATAGCGCAGGCCGCGTCGATCCCCACGTTCTGCGTGCGGCTGAAGGACCACCCGAGCCGGGCCGACTGGGACACCGCGATCGCCGACGCCACCGAAGCACACCGCCCCGACCTGATCGTGTCGGCCGGGTTCATGAAAATACTTGGGCCGGAATTTCTTTCACGATTCCTGGGTCGCGTCGTCAACACCCATCCGGCGCTGCTCCCGGCGTTTCCGGGCGCTCACGCGGTGCCCGACGCGTTGGCCTACGGGGTCAAGGTCACCGGGTGCACCGTGCATCTGGTGGACGCCGGCGTGGACACCGGCCCGATCCTGGCTCAGGAACCCATCGAGATTCTCGACGACGACAACGAAGACACGTTGCACGAACGCATCAAGGTCACCGAACGGCGGCTGTTGGTGGATGTGCTGGCCGCGCTGGCTCAGCGCGGCGTGACCTGGAGTGGCAGAAAGGCGACCATAGGATGA
- the purH gene encoding bifunctional phosphoribosylaminoimidazolecarboxamide formyltransferase/IMP cyclohydrolase, with protein MTAGTIGKRPIRRALISVYDKSGLIPLAQGLHEAGVAIVSTGSTAKTIADKGIPVTPVEFVTGFPEVLDGRVKTLHPHIHAGLLADTRKPEHLAALGELKIEPFDLVVVNLYPFTETVDSGAEVEECVEQIDIGGPSMVRASAKNHASVAVVVDPLGYDGVLAAVRSGGFTLAERQKLAALAFRHTAEYDVAVAGWMGSVLAPEEGREGEAGTLLPPWFGRTWKRTSQLRYGENPHQQAALYSDESGWPGLAQAEQLHGKEMSYNNFTDADAAWRAAFDHEEICVAIIKHANPCGIAISSVSVADAHRKAHECDPLSAFGGVIAANTEVTVEMAEFVSEIFTEVIIAPAYQPGAVEILARKKNIRVLVAAQPPVGGAELRQISGGLLIQERDALDAPGDDPANWTLATGTPADAATLADLRFAWRTCRAVKSNAIVVAADGATVGVGMGQVNRVDAARLAVERGGERVRGAVAASDAFFPFPDGLETLTAAGVKAVVHPGGSMRDELVTEAAAKAGITLYLTGARHFAH; from the coding sequence ATGACCGCGGGGACTATAGGCAAGAGGCCGATCCGGCGCGCGCTGATCAGCGTGTACGACAAGAGCGGGCTGATCCCGCTCGCGCAGGGTCTGCACGAGGCGGGGGTGGCCATCGTCTCCACCGGCTCGACCGCCAAAACCATTGCCGACAAAGGCATTCCGGTCACCCCGGTCGAGTTCGTCACCGGCTTTCCCGAGGTGCTCGACGGCCGGGTCAAGACACTGCACCCGCACATCCACGCCGGCCTGCTCGCCGACACCCGCAAGCCGGAACACCTCGCGGCTCTCGGTGAGCTGAAGATCGAGCCGTTCGACCTCGTCGTGGTCAACCTCTACCCGTTCACCGAGACGGTCGATTCCGGCGCCGAGGTAGAAGAGTGCGTCGAGCAGATCGACATCGGCGGCCCGTCGATGGTGCGCGCCTCGGCCAAGAATCATGCCAGCGTGGCCGTCGTCGTCGACCCGCTCGGATACGACGGCGTTCTGGCCGCGGTGCGGTCCGGTGGTTTCACGCTCGCCGAGCGACAGAAGTTGGCGGCACTGGCTTTTCGGCACACCGCCGAATACGACGTCGCGGTGGCCGGCTGGATGGGCTCGGTGCTGGCCCCCGAGGAGGGCCGAGAAGGAGAGGCGGGCACACTCCTGCCGCCGTGGTTCGGCCGCACCTGGAAACGGACGTCGCAGCTGCGCTACGGGGAGAACCCGCATCAGCAGGCTGCGCTCTACAGCGACGAGTCCGGCTGGCCGGGTCTGGCCCAGGCCGAGCAGCTGCACGGAAAAGAGATGTCCTACAACAACTTCACCGATGCCGATGCGGCGTGGCGGGCAGCGTTCGATCACGAGGAGATCTGCGTCGCCATCATCAAACACGCCAACCCGTGCGGTATCGCGATCTCGTCGGTGTCGGTGGCCGATGCGCACCGCAAGGCCCACGAATGCGATCCGCTCAGTGCATTCGGCGGGGTGATCGCGGCCAACACGGAGGTCACGGTGGAGATGGCCGAGTTCGTCTCGGAGATCTTCACCGAGGTCATCATCGCGCCGGCATATCAGCCCGGTGCGGTGGAGATCTTGGCCCGTAAGAAGAACATTCGCGTACTCGTCGCCGCCCAGCCGCCGGTCGGCGGAGCGGAGTTGCGCCAGATCAGCGGAGGTCTGCTGATCCAGGAGCGCGACGCGCTCGACGCACCCGGCGACGACCCGGCGAACTGGACCCTGGCGACCGGCACCCCGGCGGACGCGGCGACGCTGGCCGACCTGCGGTTCGCCTGGCGCACCTGCCGCGCGGTGAAGTCCAACGCGATCGTGGTGGCCGCCGACGGCGCCACCGTCGGGGTGGGCATGGGCCAGGTCAACCGGGTCGACGCGGCGCGGCTGGCGGTGGAGCGCGGCGGCGAGCGGGTCCGCGGTGCGGTGGCGGCCAGCGACGCGTTCTTCCCGTTCCCGGATGGCCTGGAGACGCTGACGGCGGCCGGGGTCAAGGCCGTCGTACACCCGGGCGGATCGATGCGCGACGAGTTGGTCACCGAGGCCGCGGCGAAGGCCGGGATCACGCTGTACCTCACCGGGGCCAGGCACTTCGCACACTGA
- a CDS encoding sigma 54-interacting transcriptional regulator, which yields MTSPDNLPRTLGELRASGHRERSVKQEIRENLLTALAEGDEVWPGIFGFEDTVLPQLERALIAGHDFVLLGERGQGKTRLLRSLQNLLDEWTPVIAGSELGEHPYTPITPESIRRAGESGDDLPIQWRHRSERYTEKLATPDTSVADLVGDIDPIKVAEGRSLGDPETIAYGLIPRAHRGIVAVNELPDLAERIQVSMLNVMEERDIQVRGYTLRLPLDVLVVASANPEDYTNRGRIITPLKDRFGAEIRTHYPRELDAEVGVITQEAHLSAQVPTYLMQIIARFARYLRESSSVDQRSGVSARFAIAAAETVAASARHRGAILGEEEPVARVVDLGTIIDVLRGKLEFESGEEGREQAVLEHLLRRATADTAQRVLGGIDVGTLVAAVEGGSAVTTGEQVAAKDVLAALPDLPVIDEIAKRLEAETEGERAAALELALEALYLAKRIDKVTGEGETVYG from the coding sequence GTGACTTCACCTGACAACCTCCCCCGCACTCTTGGCGAACTGCGCGCTTCCGGGCACCGGGAACGCAGTGTCAAGCAGGAGATCCGGGAGAACCTGCTGACCGCGCTGGCCGAAGGAGATGAGGTCTGGCCTGGCATTTTCGGCTTCGAGGACACCGTCTTGCCGCAGCTGGAACGGGCGCTGATCGCCGGGCACGACTTCGTCCTGCTCGGCGAGCGCGGGCAGGGCAAAACCCGGCTGCTGCGCTCGTTGCAGAATCTGCTCGACGAGTGGACGCCGGTGATCGCCGGATCTGAACTCGGCGAGCATCCCTACACGCCGATCACGCCCGAGTCGATCCGGCGGGCAGGGGAATCGGGTGACGATCTGCCCATCCAGTGGCGCCACCGCAGCGAGCGCTACACCGAGAAGCTGGCCACCCCGGACACCAGCGTGGCGGACCTGGTCGGTGACATCGACCCGATCAAGGTCGCCGAGGGCCGCAGTCTCGGTGACCCGGAAACCATCGCCTACGGCCTGATCCCGCGCGCGCATCGCGGCATCGTCGCGGTCAACGAGCTGCCCGATCTGGCCGAGCGCATCCAGGTCTCGATGCTCAACGTGATGGAGGAGCGCGACATCCAGGTGCGCGGCTACACGCTGCGACTGCCGCTGGACGTGCTGGTGGTCGCCAGCGCGAACCCCGAGGACTACACCAACCGCGGTCGCATCATCACCCCGCTGAAGGACCGTTTCGGCGCCGAGATCCGCACCCACTACCCGCGGGAGCTGGACGCCGAGGTCGGCGTGATCACCCAGGAGGCGCACCTGTCGGCGCAGGTTCCGACCTACCTGATGCAGATCATCGCCCGGTTCGCGCGCTATCTGCGCGAGTCCAGCTCGGTCGACCAGCGGTCCGGTGTGTCGGCGCGCTTCGCGATCGCCGCCGCCGAGACCGTCGCCGCATCGGCCCGCCACCGCGGCGCGATACTCGGCGAGGAAGAACCGGTGGCCCGCGTGGTCGACCTCGGCACGATCATCGACGTACTGCGCGGCAAGCTCGAGTTCGAGTCCGGCGAGGAAGGGCGCGAGCAGGCGGTGCTGGAGCACCTGCTGCGGCGCGCCACCGCCGACACCGCACAGCGGGTGCTGGGCGGCATCGACGTCGGCACGCTGGTTGCGGCCGTCGAGGGCGGCTCGGCGGTGACCACCGGTGAGCAGGTCGCGGCCAAGGACGTGCTCGCGGCGCTGCCGGACCTGCCGGTGATCGACGAGATCGCCAAGCGGCTGGAAGCCGAGACCGAAGGTGAGCGTGCCGCCGCGCTCGAATTGGCCCTGGAGGCGCTGTATCTCGCCAAGCGGATCGACAAGGTGACAGGAGAAGGCGAAACCGTCTATGGCTAA
- a CDS encoding vWA domain-containing protein translates to MAKADRGHSHDSRYSAYTGGPDPLAPPVDLRDALEQIGQDVMEGTSPRRALSELLRRGTKNTKGADRLAAEVNRRRRELLNRNNLDGTLQEIKKLLDDAVLSERKELARALDDDARFQELQIESLSPSPAKAVQELSDYNWRSPEARQKYEQIKDLLGREMLDQRFAGMKQALENATDEDRQAVNEMLDDLNDLLDKHSRGEDSAQDFDDFMRKHGQYFPENPKNVEELLDSLAQRAAAAQRFRNSLTPDQRAELDALAQQAFGSPQLMNALNRLDSHLQAARPGEDWTGSSEFSGDNPLGMGEGAQAMADIAELEQLAEQLSQSYAGATMDDVDLDALARQLGDQAAIDARTLAELERALMNQGFLDRGSDGQWRLSPKAMRQLGQTALRDVAQQLSGRHGERDTRRAGAAGELTGATRPWAFGDTEPWNVTRTLTNAVLRRAGGPTEGPLRISVDDVEVSETETRTQSAVALLVDTSFSMVMENRWLPMKQTALALNHLVSTRFRSDALQIIAFGRYARTVTAAELTGLEGVYEQGTNLHHALALAVRHLRRHPNAQPVVLVVTDGEPTAHLEDFDGQGSSVFFDYPPHPRTIAHTVRGFDEVARLGAQVTIFRLGNDPGLARFIDQVARRVEGRVVVPDLDGLGAAVVGDYLRSRRRRR, encoded by the coding sequence ATGGCTAAAGCGGATCGGGGACACTCACATGACTCCCGGTATTCGGCCTATACCGGGGGCCCTGATCCGCTCGCCCCGCCGGTGGATCTGCGCGACGCGCTCGAACAGATCGGGCAGGACGTCATGGAGGGCACCTCGCCACGGCGCGCCTTGTCCGAGCTGTTGCGACGCGGAACCAAGAACACCAAGGGTGCCGACCGGCTCGCCGCGGAGGTGAACCGGCGGCGTCGAGAATTGTTGAATCGCAACAACCTTGACGGCACTCTGCAGGAGATCAAGAAGCTGCTCGACGACGCTGTGCTCTCCGAGCGCAAGGAATTGGCGCGCGCGCTGGACGATGACGCCCGATTCCAAGAACTGCAGATCGAGTCGCTGTCACCGTCGCCGGCCAAGGCGGTGCAGGAGTTGTCGGATTACAACTGGCGCAGCCCCGAGGCGCGGCAGAAGTACGAGCAGATCAAGGATCTGCTCGGCCGGGAGATGCTCGATCAGCGGTTCGCCGGCATGAAGCAGGCGCTGGAGAACGCGACCGACGAGGACCGGCAAGCGGTCAACGAGATGCTCGACGACCTGAACGACTTGCTGGACAAGCACTCTCGCGGCGAGGACAGCGCGCAAGACTTCGACGATTTCATGCGCAAACACGGCCAGTACTTTCCGGAGAATCCGAAGAACGTCGAGGAACTGCTCGATTCGCTGGCTCAGCGGGCTGCCGCCGCGCAGCGCTTCCGCAACAGCCTCACCCCGGACCAGCGTGCCGAGCTGGATGCGTTGGCGCAGCAGGCTTTCGGTTCGCCGCAACTGATGAACGCGCTGAACCGGCTCGACTCCCACCTGCAGGCAGCGCGCCCGGGCGAGGACTGGACCGGATCCTCGGAATTCTCCGGCGACAACCCGCTCGGCATGGGGGAGGGCGCTCAGGCGATGGCCGATATCGCCGAACTCGAACAGCTCGCCGAGCAGCTGTCGCAGAGCTATGCCGGTGCCACGATGGACGACGTCGACCTCGACGCCTTGGCGCGCCAGCTCGGCGATCAGGCCGCCATCGATGCGCGGACGCTGGCCGAACTGGAGCGTGCCCTGATGAACCAGGGCTTCCTCGACCGCGGCTCCGACGGACAGTGGCGGCTGTCGCCGAAGGCCATGCGCCAACTCGGGCAGACCGCGCTTCGTGATGTCGCCCAACAGCTTTCGGGTCGCCACGGTGAGCGGGACACCCGTCGTGCCGGTGCCGCCGGTGAACTCACCGGCGCCACCCGGCCGTGGGCGTTCGGCGACACCGAGCCCTGGAACGTCACCCGCACCTTGACCAACGCGGTCCTACGGCGGGCCGGCGGACCGACCGAAGGGCCGCTGCGGATCAGCGTCGACGATGTCGAGGTGTCGGAGACGGAGACTCGCACGCAGTCGGCGGTGGCGCTGCTGGTCGACACGTCGTTTTCGATGGTGATGGAGAACCGGTGGCTGCCGATGAAGCAGACCGCGCTGGCGCTCAACCACTTGGTGAGCACGAGGTTCCGCTCGGATGCGCTGCAGATCATCGCGTTCGGCCGCTACGCCCGCACCGTCACCGCGGCCGAGCTGACCGGGCTCGAGGGCGTCTACGAACAGGGCACCAATCTGCACCATGCGCTGGCGCTGGCGGTCCGGCATCTGCGCCGCCATCCCAATGCCCAACCGGTGGTGCTGGTGGTCACCGATGGTGAGCCCACCGCCCACCTGGAGGATTTCGACGGCCAGGGGTCGTCGGTGTTTTTCGACTACCCGCCGCATCCGCGGACCATCGCGCACACTGTGCGCGGGTTCGACGAGGTCGCCCGACTGGGTGCGCAGGTGACGATCTTCCGACTCGGAAACGATCCCGGTCTGGCCAGATTCATCGATCAGGTCGCTCGTCGCGTCGAGGGTCGGGTCGTGGTTCCCGACCTGGACGGTCTGGGCGCGGCGGTCGTGGGCGACTACCTGCGGTCGCGCCGGCGCCGGCGCTGA
- a CDS encoding DUF1707 SHOCT-like domain-containing protein, whose translation MSNLTPRDASTRAADTDRIQVAQLLTEAASRGRLALSEYEQRLAKAYAAQTYEELDRLTEDLPEAADASNRRGASNPAPKTLLLAILSGFERRGRWNVPGRITTFTLFGGGVVDLRYADFTSANVEIHAYSIMGGQTILLPPEINVEVHGVGVMGGFDHDVDGPGTPGAPKVTIRGFSLWGGVGVKRKNRKPNAPESR comes from the coding sequence ATGAGCAACTTGACACCGCGGGACGCATCGACGCGGGCTGCTGACACAGACCGTATTCAGGTTGCGCAATTGCTCACCGAGGCTGCCTCTCGGGGCCGTCTGGCGCTCAGTGAATACGAGCAACGGCTGGCGAAGGCGTACGCCGCGCAGACCTATGAGGAGCTCGATCGGCTCACCGAGGACTTGCCGGAGGCCGCCGACGCCTCGAATCGGCGCGGTGCGTCGAATCCAGCTCCCAAGACGCTTCTGCTGGCGATCCTCAGCGGGTTCGAGCGCCGCGGCCGCTGGAACGTTCCGGGCCGGATCACCACCTTCACCCTGTTCGGCGGTGGCGTTGTCGACCTGCGCTATGCCGACTTCACGTCGGCGAACGTCGAGATCCACGCGTATTCGATCATGGGTGGCCAGACCATCCTGCTGCCGCCGGAGATCAATGTGGAGGTCCACGGGGTCGGCGTGATGGGTGGCTTCGACCACGACGTCGACGGCCCGGGTACGCCCGGTGCGCCGAAGGTCACCATTCGGGGCTTCTCGTTGTGGGGCGGCGTCGGCGTCAAACGCAAGAACCGCAAGCCCAACGCTCCCGAGTCCCGCTGA